A stretch of Oncorhynchus mykiss isolate Arlee chromosome 12, USDA_OmykA_1.1, whole genome shotgun sequence DNA encodes these proteins:
- the LOC110537546 gene encoding protein phosphatase 1E — MAGSATEEKTFRRFLELFLREMRPPLQENDPVPMRPLSDLTSEDEVEGECLDMCLQHLCKYNCPFSLAAALARATADSVLQSDLSIFHIQKTVEDGVDPFPQIESVAFARLIFNKLCETCCLWLKDFPYRRRPQPYYETSIHAIKNMRRKMEDKHIVIPDFNTLFNIQDQEEQAFFAVFDGHGGVDAAIYAANHLHVNMVHQECFSQDPGEALCRAFRVTDERFIRKAKMENLRCGTTGVVTFLRGRTLYVAWLGDSQVMLVKKGQAVELMKPHKPDREDEKQRIEALGGCVIWFGTWRVNGSLSVSRAIGDNEHKPYISGVADQHIVPLDGTEDYLILACDGFYDTVSPEEAVRVVSDHLTENSGDSTMVAHKLVASARDAGSSDNISVIVVFLRDLRAPPPGEEDEEGEEGKDEEVAEVEEEGQGEMGCQDGSTTDVGGKGHCFLQQCSAPADLGYEDRTDSLTDRTSLGLLGPMLGEDGRIRLPPACSHPTPSLALTQNLMPTEGHGAAWLPCLEEGLQGSRHKPQPKPCVPACQEPSSDGQWPLAASLFGHAGRRTRRMECVSPRCGWVSRRWGRAPRELPGLLHSTCSVPYPQRCPERRPGVALPHLPHGSRI, encoded by the exons TAACTGCCCCTTCTCCCTGGCGGCTGCCCTGGCGCGGGCTACGGCGGACAGTGTTCTGCAGAGTGACCTCTCCATCTTCCACATCCAGAAGACCGTCGAGGATGGAGTAGACCCTTTCCCCC AGATTGAGTCGGTGGCCTTTGCCAGGCTCATCTTCAATAAGTTGTGTGAAACATGCTGCCTGTGGCTGAAAGACTTCCCTTACCGCCGCCGCCCTCAGCCCTACTACGAGACCTCCATCCACGCCATCAAAAACATGCGCCGCAAGATGGAGGACAAACACATCGTCATTCCCGACTTCaacaccctcttcaacatacag gacCAGGAGGAGCAGGCCTTCTTCGCCGTGTTCGATGGCCATGGGGGCGTGGACGCCGCCATCTACGCCGCCAACCACCTCCACGTCAATATGGTGCACCAGGAGTGCTTCAGCCAAGATCCGGGGGAGGCCCTGTGTCGCGCCTTCAGAGTCACCGATGAACGCTTCATCCGTAAAGCTAAGATGGAG aACCTGCGCTGCGGCACCACGGGGGTGGTGACCTTTCTAAGGGGACGGACCCTGTATGTGGCCTGGCTAGGGGACTCTCAGGTCATGTTGGTCAAGAAAGGCCAGGCCGTGGAACTGATGAAACCTCACAAGCCTGACAGAGAg GATGAGAAGCAGCGTATTGAGGCTCTGGGAGGCTGTGTCATCTGGTTCGGCACGTGGAGGGTTAATGGCAGCCTGTCCGTATCCAGAGCCATAG GTGACAATGAGCACAAGCCCTACATCTCTGGCGTTGCTGACCAACACATCGTCCCATTGGATGGCACGGAGGACTACCTGATCCTGGCCTGCGACGGCTTCTACGACACAGTCAGCCCCGAAGAGGCGGTGCGTGTGGTCAGCGACCACCTGACGGAGAACAGCGGCGACAGCACCATGGTGGCCCACAAGCTGGTGGCCTCAGCCCGTGACGCCGGCTCCAGTGACAACATCTCAGTCATTGTGGTCTTCCTCAGAGACCTCCGCGCGCCCCCGCCGGGAGAGGAGGacgaagagggggaggagggaaaggatGAGGAAGTggcggaggtggaggaggaaggtcAAGGGGAGATGGGCTGCCAGGATGGGAGCACCACGGACGTTGGGGGGAAGGGTCATTGTTTCCTGCAGCAGTGCTCGGCTCCAGCCGACCTGGGCTATGAAGACCGCACAGACTCGTTGACAGACAGAACCAGCCTAGGCCTGCTGGGGCCCATGCTGGGAGAGGATGGTCGGATCAGGCTCCCCCCTGCCTGCTCACACCCTACCCCCTCCTTAGCCCTCACCCAGAATCTCATGCCTACCGAGGGCCATGGGGCGGCCTGGTTGCCCTGCCTAGAGGAGGGGCTCCAGGGCTCCAGGCACAAGCCCCAGCCTAAACCCTGTGTCCCCGCCTGCCAGGAGCCCAGCTCAGACGGACAATGGCCCCTGGCGGCCTCCCTGTTTGGCCACGCGGGGAGGCGCACCCGGAGGATGGAGTGCGTGAGCCCCAGGTGTGGGTGGGTGTCCCGGCGTTGGGGCCGTGCCCCCAGGGAGCTCCCTGGCCTGCTGCACTCCACCTGTAGTGTGCCCTACCCCCAGCGCTGCCCCGAGAGGAGGCCCGGGGTGGCCCTTCCCCACCTGCCCCACGGCAGCAGAATCTGA